A region of Nostoc sp. KVJ3 DNA encodes the following proteins:
- a CDS encoding UPF0175 family protein codes for MTKVEFTISVHSVNNTIREEAETKAKEAYVMTLLKYGEISSGKASQLLGIPRLDVIDLMSKHEISLFDDSMTLEEFQQEVNQAKVKLQGNNL; via the coding sequence ATGACTAAAGTAGAATTTACTATTTCCGTTCATTCTGTTAATAATACCATTAGAGAAGAAGCAGAAACTAAAGCCAAAGAAGCTTATGTGATGACTCTACTTAAATATGGAGAAATTAGCAGTGGTAAAGCTAGTCAATTACTAGGAATTCCTAGACTAGACGTAATAGATTTAATGTCTAAGCATGAAATATCCCTGTTTGATGATAGTATGACTTTAGAGGAATTTCAGCAAGAAGTTAATCAAGCAAAAGTGAAATTACAAGGCAATAATCTATGA
- a CDS encoding DUF3368 domain-containing protein, whose protein sequence is MIVVSDTTPLSELSKVGKLDLLQAVFGRVIIPQQVYAELTTGDHPAVLAVKSALWLEVLSISNNQLIEQLQLETDLDLGECSAIILAEELKADQLLIDEKAGRKVAISRGLPIIGLVGVIILAKEQGLIDNVKNILDDLMSKGTRISPKIYDYALITAREI, encoded by the coding sequence ATGATTGTTGTCTCAGATACAACCCCATTAAGTGAACTTTCTAAAGTTGGTAAATTAGACTTGCTTCAGGCTGTTTTTGGTAGAGTAATAATTCCTCAACAAGTCTATGCAGAATTAACAACGGGGGATCATCCCGCAGTTTTAGCTGTAAAATCAGCCTTATGGCTAGAAGTTCTTTCTATAAGTAATAACCAACTCATTGAACAATTACAATTAGAAACCGACTTGGATTTAGGAGAATGTTCGGCAATTATTTTGGCAGAAGAATTAAAAGCAGATCAACTTTTAATTGATGAAAAAGCTGGGAGAAAAGTTGCTATTAGTAGAGGCTTGCCAATTATTGGTTTAGTTGGAGTGATTATCTTAGCAAAAGAGCAAGGATTGATTGATAATGTCAAGAATATTTTAGATGATTTAATGAGTAAAGGAACAAGAATCAGCCCAAAAATTTATGATTATGCTCTGATTACAGCAAGAGAAATTTAA
- a CDS encoding CopG family transcriptional regulator has translation MNKKWAVKRITINLASAESEKLEKYCASTGRPATDVIRELIRSLTITELSASEQPQPVPQSVASSG, from the coding sequence ATGAATAAAAAATGGGCTGTCAAACGAATCACAATAAATCTTGCATCTGCTGAAAGCGAAAAACTTGAAAAATATTGTGCAAGTACAGGTAGACCTGCAACTGATGTGATTCGAGAGTTGATTCGCTCTCTGACAATAACCGAGTTGTCAGCATCGGAACAGCCTCAACCAGTGCCACAGTCGGTCGCTTCAAGCGGATAA